The following coding sequences lie in one Mesorhizobium sp. NZP2298 genomic window:
- a CDS encoding ROK family transcriptional regulator: MAAAEIPNLTDSARAVLRLLASRGPVTRPKLGAMLDLSKPTMSAAVSELSALGLVASRGLERGAIGRTATIYGIGPGAGYAIGIDVGAAQVRAVAYSMDAQKLASAEEPIPETIAGDADEVGAVVLSVARATMAGVARSFRALRAIAVAVPRIVSNDRFDRPGGPSAVLGLLRRSIEVPIILENNVNCAAIGEMHFGAAQGHQTFAFLQVGVRVGLGFITEGRLFRGAGGAAGEIGRMPFPWSASESPYREGLEHYLGSRALIERCRVDWPAQEGAPPDSAKDLFARALEGSPPAVAAVARHAADIGRLAAGCIGMLDPGLIVLGGGVGRNPLMTENVAHVAAELAWPTRIAVSSLEDGGTALGAMKLAVDYSLGLMLREGRHPAVVLPPLSEQQQDDAKEA, translated from the coding sequence ATGGCGGCTGCGGAAATCCCCAATCTGACCGACAGCGCCCGCGCCGTGCTGCGCCTGCTCGCTTCGCGCGGGCCGGTGACACGGCCGAAGCTCGGCGCCATGCTCGACCTGTCGAAGCCGACCATGTCGGCGGCGGTCTCGGAGCTGAGCGCGCTCGGCCTCGTCGCCTCGCGTGGGCTGGAGCGCGGCGCCATCGGCCGCACGGCGACGATCTACGGTATCGGCCCGGGTGCGGGCTACGCGATCGGCATCGATGTAGGCGCCGCGCAGGTGCGCGCCGTGGCCTATTCGATGGACGCACAGAAGCTGGCGTCGGCGGAAGAGCCCATCCCGGAGACGATAGCCGGCGATGCCGACGAGGTCGGTGCCGTCGTGCTGTCGGTGGCGCGTGCCACAATGGCTGGGGTGGCCAGGAGTTTTCGCGCGCTGCGCGCCATTGCCGTGGCGGTGCCGCGCATCGTGTCCAACGATCGTTTCGACCGCCCCGGGGGGCCGTCCGCCGTTCTTGGCCTGCTGCGGCGCAGCATCGAGGTGCCGATCATCCTGGAAAACAACGTCAACTGCGCGGCCATTGGCGAGATGCATTTTGGTGCCGCGCAAGGCCACCAGACCTTCGCCTTCCTGCAGGTTGGCGTGCGGGTTGGCCTCGGCTTCATCACCGAGGGGCGTTTGTTTCGCGGCGCCGGTGGTGCGGCTGGCGAAATCGGCCGGATGCCGTTTCCGTGGTCGGCCAGCGAGTCGCCCTATCGTGAAGGGCTCGAACATTATCTCGGCTCGCGGGCGCTGATCGAGCGCTGCCGTGTCGACTGGCCAGCACAAGAAGGAGCACCGCCGGACTCGGCCAAGGATCTGTTCGCGCGTGCCCTGGAGGGCTCGCCGCCGGCGGTGGCGGCCGTGGCGCGCCATGCCGCCGATATCGGCAGGCTGGCGGCGGGCTGCATCGGCATGCTCGACCCCGGCCTGATCGTGCTTGGCGGCGGCGTTGGCAGAAACCCGCTGATGACGGAAAATGTCGCGCATGTCGCGGCGGAACTTGCCTGGCCGACGCGGATCGCAGTCAGCTCCCTGGAAGACGGCGGCACGGCGCTCGGTGCGATGAAGCTGGCTGTCGATTACAGCCTTGGACTGATGCTGCGTGAAGGCCGCCATCCGGCCGTCGTGCTGCCGCCGCTCTCGGAACAGCAGCAGGACGACGCAAAGGAAGCTTGA